Sequence from the Terriglobales bacterium genome:
AGCTGCCGCGCTACGTAGACAACCAGTTTGGCGGAACTCTGGGTGGCCCTATCAAACGCGACAAGCTATGGTTCTTCGGTTCGGGCTACTTTCAGCGGACCCGTACTGGTTCCTCACCCAGCACCTCGACTCTTTTGACTCCAACTCCGAACGGACTTGCACAGTTAAAGACCGCATTCCCCGGAAATAATTCCGTCAACTTGCTTTCAGCCGTCGGGCCGTTAGCTGTCCCGGTTGGCAGTCCGACCTTTACCGGTATTAAGAACCAATTTGTGACGGCGACTCCCGGGCTGAATTGCAACGTTTTGGTTCCTCCGGCAGGTTGCGTTCCAATAGAATTCGGTAACATTACCCGCTCCCTGCCCTCTCTGTATAACGACTACGAGACTACCGGCCGCGTGGACTGGCAGGCCAGCGACAAGGACCGCGTCTTCACCCGCTATCTCTTCCAGCAAACCATCAACACCAATGCAACCGGCGACTTCGCTGCTGGTTATGTCGTGGATGTTCCCGCCCGCAGTCAGCAGATTGCGATTGACTGGACCCACACCTTTACCAGCAACCTTGTGAACCAGGGCCGCTTCAGCTACTCGCGCGCCAACGTTGGTTTTGAGAATGGGACGATCCCGGGTTGCAACCGCCTCAATCCTACTGCCTGCCCCACCCGTATCAATCTCAGGGGTAGCTTCATGACCTTTGGCTTGGCGACCAACCTGCCTCAGGGCCGTCTGGTCAACGTTACCCAGTGGCAAGACAACGTGATTTGGACGCGAGGGCGCCACACCTTCAAGTTTGGCGGAGAATATGACCGGCAGCGCTCTCCCAACGCTTTTCTGCCTACGATCAACGGCTCCTTCACCTATGCAAATGCAGCTACAGTTTCAAGCTTCAGCAATTTTCTCCAGGACCGGTCGACTTTCAGCTTGACCGATGGCCCCTTTAACTTCCCCTTCAAGGAGCAGGATGTCGCCTGGTATGTTCAGGATGACTGGCGGATCAAGGACAACTTGACCATCAACCTGGGTCTCCGCTGGGAGTGGTACCAGCAGGCCATCAACCTGCTGCACGACATTACCACCGCCAAACAGGCATCAAGCACTCCGTTCTGGGATCCCACGCTGCCGGCAAGCCTTACCACCGTGCCTCGTGTTCCCGAGTACTACAACAACTGGGGGCCGAATGTTGGTTTTGCCTGGACCCCGCGTGTCTGGCAGAGTATGTTTGGCCAGGATAAGACCGTGATTCGTGGCGGCTTCCGCATCGCCTATGATCCGGCCTTCTATAACATGTTCTCCAACGTGGCCAGCGCGGCTCCGGTGGTGAACGCCGGCTCGAATATCACGCAACCGGGAGCTCTCGGTACGACCTGCGTTGGCTGTCTGCCGACAACGGGCGGCAACGGTTCGAATGTACGTACCGCCGACCTTGGGCTGATCAAGTCAGGCTTGGGTGTTAACCCCGGTGCACGCTCTTACACCACCGTGGATCCTAACTTACGCAATCCCTACGCTGAGGAGTGGACCTTCGGTATTCAACGTCAGATCGGCGCCCATGTGGCCGCTGAAGTGCGCTATAACGGCACCCACACGGTCAAGCAGTTCCAGTCGGCCGATGCCAATCCGGCTTTGAATCTCCTCATCGCCAATAACTTTCAAGGGTACATTCCCGCGGGCCTGACGCCTTGCACTGATCCAAATCAGGTTGGATATTCCAGTAGCCATACCTCCACAGGTGCTTCTACTGCGGGTGGTGTGCCTACCGGTGGCTTCGCCCATTGCTCCAATGCCAATGTAGTTCAGAGAGGAAATTATGCCTGGTCGAAATACAATGCTCTGCAAAGTGCGCTGCGCATACAGGATTGGCATGGCCTGAGCTCAGAGTTTGCCTATACCTATAGCCACACCATCGACAACTCCTTCGAGGTCTTTTCCAGAACCGGTGTGGGTGGCCTCTCCTTCGGCCCCAATGTCTTCAACGGGA
This genomic interval carries:
- a CDS encoding TonB-dependent receptor, translating into MRSVFSRLSFLTILFVFVLTSTIFSYGQGTVTGSISGTLQDAQHAVVTGAKVTALDQATNQQFTTQSNSTGYFTLRLLPIGSYTVTIEAASFSKLGLNNVVVRTGVDTSLGTQTLTAGSTKEVVTVEEATPLVESQTSQITNTFEARKTQDLPIGNGFDQLALLVPGVASTEGAGFGNSNGARLSINGQRSRANNFEIDGQQNNDNSVAGPSIFIGNADVIEEYQVITNYEAQYGRNMGGVVNYVTKSGSNAFHGTALEYFTGNFTDSLANEEKSPFLGFCTSGQTPAANGCNAVKLPRYVDNQFGGTLGGPIKRDKLWFFGSGYFQRTRTGSSPSTSTLLTPTPNGLAQLKTAFPGNNSVNLLSAVGPLAVPVGSPTFTGIKNQFVTATPGLNCNVLVPPAGCVPIEFGNITRSLPSLYNDYETTGRVDWQASDKDRVFTRYLFQQTINTNATGDFAAGYVVDVPARSQQIAIDWTHTFTSNLVNQGRFSYSRANVGFENGTIPGCNRLNPTACPTRINLRGSFMTFGLATNLPQGRLVNVTQWQDNVIWTRGRHTFKFGGEYDRQRSPNAFLPTINGSFTYANAATVSSFSNFLQDRSTFSLTDGPFNFPFKEQDVAWYVQDDWRIKDNLTINLGLRWEWYQQAINLLHDITTAKQASSTPFWDPTLPASLTTVPRVPEYYNNWGPNVGFAWTPRVWQSMFGQDKTVIRGGFRIAYDPAFYNMFSNVASAAPVVNAGSNITQPGALGTTCVGCLPTTGGNGSNVRTADLGLIKSGLGVNPGARSYTTVDPNLRNPYAEEWTFGIQRQIGAHVAAEVRYNGTHTVKQFQSADANPALNLLIANNFQGYIPAGLTPCTDPNQVGYSSSHTSTGASTAGGVPTGGFAHCSNANVVQRGNYAWSKYNALQSALRIQDWHGLSSEFAYTYSHTIDNSFEVFSRTGVGGLSFGPNVFNGNQPEKASSTISFPNVFAMNWVYDLPWYKSQKGLVGHLLGGWEYSGNYRFSSGQLWTPSQNRGETGFASLGDPSADFSTVTDNLRPILSNSAAPLNTLGVFAHQGVGGPLVLINPVAPNCGFAPAAVHVGANPATDPLACGTIAANTVRWIYNDLNAATFFGNPFLGVGRNPGLRGQTVNNVNMGFYKNTQLSERVIVQLRMDVFNVFNRQYRGVPDGLIDDIVFTSPSTFGNNFGNTSGSGEVNAFQNGVARRRIQFGLHLIF